The proteins below are encoded in one region of Paenibacillus albus:
- a CDS encoding GerAB/ArcD/ProY family transporter, with protein sequence MRNVYLPIGPIQLFCLLFQAQFGLGILSLPHSVNAAAGSDGWIACLFGGLLNCVLLLAVWKLSAYDRSKTVFQMVRRRLGPFFGNFLILVVAIYSITVCYETTQNWIFISSNWAFEQTPAWVLALLLVGVSAYLTSKPLRVFARFAVVAMAFVPLFVGLICYTLKDANLDLVLPVFSSAPAKIASSAWDSMMSFVGIEVLMVLSPCYQMPSKTVLRVAFLANLAITAIYMLCVFSTTVIFGNEMISFIREPLLFQFKTISFKIIERMDLIVLTIWILFMVTTLTTYLLLFVSSMTTIAGSKSGIRLPLLITTAVVLFMLGAWNLGVSQLTRLQDFIGRYVPMVIIGIPIVMLLMIGLSKWLSGGKEVQT encoded by the coding sequence ATGAGAAACGTATATCTCCCGATCGGTCCCATTCAATTATTCTGCCTGCTGTTTCAAGCACAGTTCGGCCTTGGCATCCTGTCCCTTCCGCACTCGGTTAACGCGGCGGCGGGATCTGACGGCTGGATTGCCTGCCTGTTCGGCGGCCTATTGAATTGTGTTCTATTGCTCGCGGTGTGGAAACTCAGTGCGTATGATAGGAGCAAAACCGTGTTCCAAATGGTTCGGCGGCGGCTTGGTCCTTTCTTCGGCAACTTTCTCATTCTTGTCGTTGCCATCTATTCCATTACCGTGTGCTATGAGACCACTCAGAATTGGATTTTCATCTCCAGTAATTGGGCATTTGAGCAAACGCCTGCATGGGTGCTTGCGCTGCTGCTTGTCGGCGTAAGCGCCTATCTCACATCCAAACCGCTCCGTGTTTTCGCTCGTTTTGCCGTGGTTGCCATGGCGTTCGTTCCATTGTTCGTCGGACTGATCTGCTATACGCTGAAGGATGCCAATTTGGACCTTGTTCTGCCTGTCTTTTCTTCCGCGCCTGCGAAGATCGCCTCCAGTGCTTGGGACAGCATGATGTCGTTTGTTGGAATTGAAGTTCTCATGGTTCTATCGCCTTGCTACCAAATGCCGTCTAAAACCGTCCTGCGTGTTGCCTTTCTCGCCAATCTCGCCATTACTGCCATCTACATGCTTTGCGTTTTCTCTACAACGGTCATCTTCGGTAACGAAATGATCAGCTTCATTCGCGAACCGCTGCTCTTTCAGTTCAAGACGATCTCGTTCAAAATCATCGAGCGAATGGACCTCATCGTACTGACCATCTGGATTCTGTTTATGGTCACGACATTAACCACCTATCTGCTGTTGTTTGTGTCCTCGATGACTACTATTGCAGGGTCCAAGAGTGGGATACGGCTTCCGTTACTGATAACGACCGCAGTTGTGCTGTTCATGCTTGGAGCATGGAATCTCGGTGTCTCGCAATTAACCAGGCTCCAAGACTTCATCGGTCGATATGTGCCGATGGTCATTATCGGAATACCGATCGTAATGCTCCTGATGATCGGCCTGAGCAAATGGCTATCAGGGGGAAAGGAGGTTCAAACATGA
- a CDS encoding histidine kinase N-terminal 7TM domain-containing diguanylate cyclase: MGTPYSAILTLMVTAGVINVIMGIYVFFYRAKQSMSKTFIAFTLLSAVYVFGSTLELSSTTLAEVKLWIKVEYFGMPFLPPLNLLLVMYFLGMDRLLKRSIRIAMFVLPAITLVLVLSNDMHGLYYRSIELKQGASFIKANLNAGPWYIIAGAYTFGCMIGGVTLLLIYWNRMKSSYRLQHMTMLVALLLPLAGDFLYLGNLTPDGIDPIPSIMAVTSALYMWALAGRGMLNVVPIARDNLFESMSDSVLVLDLENRLVDYNPAAALVMPDLSEHILGKQLDELWQRYTDEPLANLVNGLQDEREVIWSVGARSYHYSVRSSVVRKSGASGGQEVGKLLILIDISEQVELQKKLHSLAFHDGLTGIYNRNHFLHLSEQLIAQSVESDGGFAVLLFDIDYFKRINDTYGHDVGDQALLHVVTVCRRMLRDGDVFARYGGEEFVVALPGMSLTEAGQAAERIRAEIAFHPMSLPAESIAITASFGVAAGDRHADYEVKQLLKLADQALYDAKHRGRNRVSMADYAVAARG; this comes from the coding sequence GTGGGAACGCCTTATTCGGCGATATTAACGCTTATGGTGACAGCTGGCGTCATTAATGTCATCATGGGCATTTACGTATTCTTTTACCGGGCCAAGCAGTCTATGTCCAAAACCTTCATCGCATTCACGCTTCTCTCGGCGGTTTATGTCTTTGGTTCTACGCTAGAGCTTTCATCGACCACTCTTGCAGAAGTGAAGCTCTGGATTAAGGTGGAGTATTTCGGGATGCCTTTTCTGCCACCGCTTAATTTGCTGCTTGTGATGTACTTCCTCGGTATGGACCGTTTACTGAAGCGTTCGATCCGGATTGCCATGTTCGTTCTTCCGGCCATTACACTCGTGCTTGTCCTGTCGAACGACATGCATGGGCTGTACTACCGCTCGATTGAGCTGAAGCAAGGGGCTTCTTTTATAAAAGCGAACCTAAACGCCGGGCCGTGGTACATTATCGCCGGTGCTTATACGTTCGGCTGTATGATCGGCGGCGTTACGCTGCTGCTCATCTATTGGAATCGCATGAAGTCGTCATACCGGCTTCAGCATATGACGATGCTTGTGGCGCTGCTGCTGCCGCTCGCCGGCGACTTCTTGTACCTGGGCAACCTGACACCGGATGGCATTGACCCGATTCCGTCGATTATGGCCGTCACCTCCGCACTTTATATGTGGGCGCTCGCTGGCAGAGGGATGTTGAACGTGGTGCCAATTGCCCGCGATAATCTGTTTGAGAGTATGAGTGATAGTGTTCTCGTGCTCGATCTAGAGAATCGGCTCGTCGATTATAATCCGGCAGCAGCTCTTGTTATGCCGGATTTGTCCGAGCATATACTGGGCAAACAGCTTGACGAGCTATGGCAGCGCTATACCGATGAGCCGCTTGCGAATTTGGTGAACGGTCTTCAGGATGAGCGAGAAGTAATCTGGTCGGTCGGAGCGCGGTCTTATCATTACAGCGTGCGATCTTCGGTCGTCCGCAAGAGCGGGGCGAGCGGAGGGCAGGAAGTCGGCAAGCTGCTCATTCTTATCGATATTTCGGAGCAGGTCGAGCTCCAGAAGAAGCTGCATTCGCTAGCTTTCCACGATGGACTGACGGGGATCTACAATCGCAATCATTTCCTGCACTTAAGCGAGCAGCTTATTGCGCAGTCGGTAGAAAGCGATGGAGGATTCGCCGTACTGCTGTTTGATATCGATTATTTCAAACGAATAAACGATACGTATGGCCATGATGTCGGCGATCAGGCGCTGCTTCACGTCGTCACCGTGTGCCGCCGCATGCTTCGTGATGGAGATGTGTTCGCTCGGTATGGCGGCGAGGAGTTCGTTGTCGCGCTGCCTGGCATGTCGCTGACGGAGGCGGGACAAGCTGCGGAGCGCATTCGCGCCGAGATTGCGTTTCACCCTATGTCGTTGCCGGCGGAGTCGATCGCGATTACAGCGAGCTTCGGCGTCGCTGCGGGAGACCGCCATGCCGATTACGAAGTGAAGCAGCTGCTCAAGCTTGCGGATCAGGCGTTGTATGATGCGAAGCACAGGGGCAGAAACCGGGTATCTATGGCGGATTATGCCGTTGCAGCAAGAGGCTGA
- a CDS encoding Ger(x)C family spore germination protein — MKSQARSMLLVLLLPCLTGCWDQRELKEIRIEQAEAFDMLENNKIRFTITIPTNKSSIPSQSSLAVPSIGAEGRTINEAYMEMKKTVSQDLDFGKVRVMLINKRFAEKGFYPALESYYREAHSPINVKMAIVDESAGDMLKLKAADRSLVSEYLYDLLQSGEENGLIPQASPYLIASLITNRGIEAAIPIINPKGSDRAKLSGLALLHGKRMTGELNDKESIVFVMLSKHNPDYFTVTVHADALKANVSLFMTRDNRSISIKTGNGSAKVVLSANFTCDLVEIPYMVHVDEELLKKVGSELEQRLNEEAKVVIKKLQQASCDALGIGLVIKAHHNRYWKSVNWDTIYPEMDIEPNFKVTIDKSGIME; from the coding sequence ATGAAGTCGCAAGCTAGAAGCATGCTTCTTGTTCTTCTCCTTCCTTGCCTGACTGGCTGTTGGGATCAACGCGAATTGAAGGAGATCCGCATCGAGCAGGCCGAAGCCTTCGACATGCTTGAGAACAACAAAATTCGGTTCACGATTACCATTCCGACCAATAAATCTTCCATTCCGTCCCAATCCTCGCTTGCTGTGCCAAGCATAGGCGCTGAAGGAAGAACCATCAATGAAGCTTACATGGAAATGAAGAAGACTGTTTCTCAAGATCTGGACTTCGGAAAAGTACGCGTTATGCTGATCAATAAGCGATTTGCAGAGAAAGGCTTCTATCCTGCGCTGGAATCCTACTATCGGGAAGCCCATAGTCCAATCAATGTGAAAATGGCTATCGTAGACGAATCCGCAGGCGATATGCTGAAGTTGAAAGCCGCTGATCGTTCATTGGTCAGCGAGTATCTCTATGATTTGCTTCAGAGCGGCGAAGAAAACGGTCTGATTCCACAAGCCTCCCCGTATCTCATTGCATCGTTGATCACAAATCGCGGAATCGAAGCTGCGATTCCGATCATTAATCCAAAGGGTAGCGACCGGGCTAAGCTATCCGGACTTGCACTCTTGCACGGCAAGCGGATGACCGGAGAACTGAATGATAAGGAATCGATCGTTTTCGTCATGCTTTCTAAACATAATCCCGACTACTTTACCGTCACCGTGCATGCTGATGCTTTGAAGGCGAATGTTTCACTGTTTATGACTCGCGACAATCGCAGCATTAGCATTAAAACAGGTAATGGCTCTGCTAAAGTCGTCCTCAGCGCTAATTTCACATGTGATCTTGTGGAAATTCCTTATATGGTGCATGTCGATGAAGAACTCCTGAAAAAAGTTGGTTCGGAGCTGGAGCAACGGCTGAACGAGGAAGCGAAAGTAGTCATTAAGAAATTGCAGCAAGCTAGCTGCGATGCCTTAGGCATCGGGCTTGTCATCAAAGCCCATCATAACCGCTATTGGAAATCGGTCAACTGGGACACCATCTACCCCGAAATGGACATTGAGCCCAACTTTAAAGTGACAATCGACAAGAGCGGGATTATGGAATGA
- a CDS encoding spore germination protein, with product METIKITSIQKALFHTDDLIVRELNISNSKATLLYLETMCEAAKIELSLFKQLQQDSSDGQVPMRIEELLTAAKVDHCHSVQEAVDALIRGRAIICEEEANQCFSFDVNKQYRRAPEEPENERSLTGNRDGFIEQLHSNLNLIRKHLSTEQLRVQYLILGKHAKRLTALVWLDGTADSRIVNEAINRLTSLSSTHDVHPELIRKQLKEHKYSVFPQIFSTERVDFASALISRGRIAVLCDQSNTCLILPASFFSFLQTIDDLIQGTWASLLMRFFRVIGFLCGLSLPSIYIAIVGFNYEVLPLKMTFSIKSTLESVPYPPVIETLIMVVIFQLIAEATLRLPSALAQMTGVVGGIIISESLVQIGFVSNIMIVVIALTSIGRFVVPNTEMRTAVGMIQFILVAGATCLGFYGIAFALVILLIHVLAMEPFGVPYCLPIRSSKR from the coding sequence TTGGAAACCATCAAAATCACTTCGATTCAAAAGGCTTTATTTCATACGGATGATCTCATTGTGCGCGAGTTGAATATCAGCAATAGCAAAGCGACGCTCCTCTACTTGGAGACGATGTGCGAGGCAGCCAAAATCGAGCTAAGCTTATTTAAGCAGCTGCAGCAAGATTCCAGCGATGGACAAGTCCCGATGCGAATCGAAGAACTGCTCACCGCTGCCAAAGTGGATCATTGTCACTCGGTTCAAGAAGCTGTTGACGCACTTATTCGCGGACGTGCCATTATCTGCGAGGAAGAAGCGAACCAGTGCTTCAGCTTCGATGTTAACAAGCAATACAGACGAGCTCCAGAAGAGCCTGAGAATGAGCGTTCATTAACAGGCAACCGAGATGGTTTCATTGAGCAGCTGCACTCGAATTTAAATCTGATCCGTAAACACTTATCCACCGAACAGCTTAGAGTTCAGTATTTGATTCTGGGTAAGCATGCAAAGAGACTCACGGCTTTGGTTTGGTTGGATGGGACAGCCGATTCGCGTATCGTGAATGAAGCCATTAACCGACTTACCTCACTATCCTCCACCCACGACGTGCATCCGGAGCTAATCCGCAAGCAGTTGAAGGAGCATAAGTATTCCGTCTTTCCGCAAATTTTCAGCACGGAACGCGTCGATTTCGCGTCTGCCTTGATTTCGCGCGGAAGAATCGCCGTGTTATGCGACCAAAGCAATACTTGCTTGATTCTGCCTGCATCCTTCTTTTCTTTCCTGCAGACAATTGACGACCTCATACAAGGAACATGGGCCTCGTTGTTAATGCGGTTTTTTAGAGTCATCGGATTTCTATGCGGCCTCAGTCTACCCAGTATTTATATTGCGATTGTCGGCTTCAATTATGAAGTCCTTCCGCTCAAAATGACATTCAGTATCAAGAGCACGCTGGAATCCGTTCCTTATCCCCCGGTTATCGAAACGCTGATCATGGTTGTCATTTTCCAGCTCATTGCCGAAGCTACGCTACGTCTTCCCTCGGCGCTTGCGCAGATGACGGGCGTCGTCGGCGGTATCATTATAAGCGAATCGCTCGTACAAATCGGATTCGTGTCCAATATTATGATCGTGGTTATTGCGCTTACGAGCATCGGGAGGTTCGTCGTTCCAAACACGGAAATGCGAACCGCAGTAGGGATGATCCAATTCATCTTAGTTGCGGGTGCAACATGCCTGGGCTTTTATGGAATTGCATTCGCATTGGTCATCCTCCTTATCCATGTGCTCGCCATGGAGCCTTTCGGCGTTCCCTACTGTTTGCCGATCAGGAGCAGTAAACGATGA
- a CDS encoding metallophosphoesterase produces the protein MQKVFFISDHHFGHKHIIDFESRPFAAVDEMNEKMIESWNAVVGKQDKVFHLGDFSFLNQEKTKAIVSRLNGYKILILGNHDRGRTRAWWLEAGFDEVSEHPIIYKDFFFLSHEPMYMNKHMPYVNVHGHIHSQKYAGSSYFNVSVEHWDYTPITFEQIRDAVVPSEEGD, from the coding sequence ATGCAAAAGGTCTTTTTCATCTCCGATCATCATTTTGGACATAAGCATATTATAGATTTCGAGTCGAGGCCTTTCGCAGCCGTCGACGAGATGAACGAGAAGATGATCGAGAGCTGGAACGCGGTCGTCGGCAAGCAGGATAAAGTGTTTCACTTAGGTGATTTCTCGTTTCTGAATCAAGAGAAGACGAAGGCGATCGTGTCGCGTCTGAATGGCTATAAGATTCTTATCCTCGGCAATCATGACAGAGGCCGTACACGGGCATGGTGGCTGGAGGCTGGCTTCGATGAAGTGAGCGAGCATCCGATTATCTACAAGGATTTCTTCTTCCTCTCGCATGAGCCGATGTACATGAACAAGCATATGCCGTACGTGAACGTGCATGGACATATTCATTCGCAGAAATATGCAGGCAGCAGCTACTTCAATGTCAGCGTCGAACACTGGGACTACACCCCGATTACGTTCGAGCAGATCCGCGATGCTGTTGTTCCGAGTGAAGAGGGCGATTGA
- a CDS encoding MBL fold metallo-hydrolase: protein MRITRKGDLYQLTFMPRFFPVNCYFVDEGSELTLIDAALPFSADPILQAAKDLGKPITRIVLTHAHDDHVGALDKLKAALPSAKVYISARDSLLLAGDRTLQGGEPNTPIKGGVPKKLATRADVLLSDGDTVGSLRAVSSPGHTPGSMAFQDTRSGALVAGDAMQTRGGVAVSGQFKLWFPFPAFATWHKETALSSVRKLRDLKPTLLAIGHGEMLENPAAAMNKAIAEAESKLG, encoded by the coding sequence ATGAGAATAACGCGCAAGGGTGACCTGTATCAGCTGACGTTTATGCCGAGATTTTTTCCTGTGAATTGCTACTTCGTGGATGAGGGCAGTGAGCTGACGCTTATCGATGCGGCGCTGCCGTTTAGCGCCGATCCGATTCTGCAGGCGGCGAAGGATCTCGGCAAGCCAATTACGCGCATCGTGCTGACGCATGCCCACGACGATCATGTTGGGGCGCTCGATAAGCTGAAGGCTGCGCTGCCTAGCGCGAAGGTGTACATCTCGGCGCGGGATTCTCTTCTGCTCGCGGGAGATCGCACGCTGCAAGGTGGCGAACCGAACACGCCGATCAAGGGCGGCGTTCCGAAGAAGCTGGCAACTCGCGCGGATGTCTTGCTAAGCGACGGCGACACGGTCGGATCATTGCGCGCCGTATCCTCGCCGGGTCACACGCCAGGATCGATGGCTTTCCAAGATACGCGAAGCGGCGCACTCGTTGCAGGTGATGCGATGCAGACGCGCGGCGGCGTCGCTGTCTCGGGACAGTTCAAGCTGTGGTTCCCTTTCCCTGCTTTTGCAACTTGGCATAAGGAAACCGCGCTTTCAAGCGTACGTAAGCTCCGCGATCTCAAGCCGACCCTCCTCGCCATCGGACACGGCGAAATGCTGGAGAATCCAGCGGCGGCCATGAACAAAGCCATCGCAGAAGCAGAGAGCAAGCTCGGGTAA
- the metE gene encoding 5-methyltetrahydropteroyltriglutamate--homocysteine S-methyltransferase — protein sequence MKTFTIGYPRVGALRELKFASEKYFKGTLPIEELQQTAAQLRSANWKLQQENGVDFIPSNDFSFYDGLLDTACLLGIVPQRYQALGLSPLETYFAMARGYQGDKGDVKALAMKKWFNTNYHYMVPEIDDTTSIRLTGSKLFDEFTEAKQLGIVTKPVLIGAFTLLKLARFTGSKQAKDCVPAIVEAYRAVLNQLNTLGAAWLQLDEPALVTDLTAEDIALFNELYDGILSAKGGLKVVVQTYFGDVRDCYQSLQALPFDGIGIDFVEGKQSLELVHKHGFASDKVLFAGVLNGKNIWKNHYKQTIALVREISQHANQVVIGTSCSLLHVPYTLKHETKLTAANKQYFAFAEEKLRELADLKSILEQANPEASALYTENEKLFSTSRLANDNSVQKRVAELTDADFTRLPDFAERATIQKEKFNLPLLPTTTIGSFPQTAEVRSNRAAFKKGSITEEQYKQFNYDRIAECIAQQEEIGIDVIVHGEYERNDMVEYFGECLDGFIFTENAWVQSYGTRCVKPPVVWGDISRSKPMTVEYSAFAKTRTDKLVKGMLTGPVTILNWSFPREDISLKESALQIGLAIRDEVLDLEANGIEIIQIDEAALREKLPLRHSDWQSEYLSWAIPAFRLVHSGVKAETQIHTHMCYSQFSDIIRDIDAMDADVITFEASRSDLTLIDVLKECGFRTEVGPGVYDIHSPRIPSVEELKQGLGRMLNKIDVSKLWVNPDCGLKTRGVTETWASLKNLVQAAKEVRATL from the coding sequence TTGAAAACATTCACTATCGGTTATCCACGTGTCGGCGCGCTCAGAGAGCTTAAATTCGCATCCGAAAAATACTTTAAAGGTACACTTCCTATCGAAGAACTGCAGCAAACGGCAGCTCAGCTTAGATCAGCGAATTGGAAGCTTCAGCAGGAGAACGGCGTCGATTTCATTCCGTCTAACGATTTTTCCTTCTACGATGGACTGCTCGACACAGCTTGCCTGCTCGGTATCGTTCCGCAAAGATATCAAGCGCTCGGCCTAAGCCCGCTGGAGACCTATTTCGCAATGGCGAGAGGCTATCAAGGTGATAAAGGCGATGTTAAAGCGCTAGCTATGAAAAAGTGGTTCAATACGAACTATCACTACATGGTGCCAGAAATCGACGATACAACCAGCATCCGTTTGACCGGTTCGAAGCTGTTCGACGAATTTACGGAAGCAAAGCAGCTCGGCATCGTAACCAAGCCTGTGCTTATCGGCGCATTCACCCTGCTTAAGCTGGCGAGATTCACTGGCTCCAAGCAGGCCAAAGATTGTGTTCCTGCAATTGTCGAAGCGTATAGGGCTGTCCTGAACCAATTGAACACGCTGGGCGCAGCATGGCTTCAACTGGATGAGCCTGCATTGGTAACGGATTTGACTGCGGAAGATATCGCGCTCTTCAACGAGCTTTATGACGGCATCCTCTCCGCCAAAGGCGGCTTGAAAGTTGTCGTTCAAACGTATTTTGGAGACGTTCGCGACTGCTACCAGTCTCTTCAAGCACTTCCGTTTGACGGCATCGGTATCGACTTCGTCGAAGGCAAGCAGTCTTTGGAACTCGTGCACAAGCACGGCTTCGCAAGCGACAAGGTGCTGTTCGCCGGCGTGCTTAACGGCAAGAACATCTGGAAGAACCACTATAAACAGACGATTGCCCTTGTTCGCGAAATCAGCCAGCATGCAAACCAAGTCGTAATCGGCACTTCCTGCTCGCTGCTTCACGTTCCTTATACGCTGAAGCACGAAACGAAGCTGACAGCGGCGAACAAGCAATATTTTGCATTCGCGGAAGAGAAGTTGCGCGAGCTTGCGGATCTAAAATCGATCCTGGAGCAAGCCAACCCCGAAGCCTCCGCGCTCTATACGGAGAATGAGAAGCTGTTCAGTACATCGCGCCTTGCGAACGACAACTCGGTACAGAAGAGAGTGGCTGAGTTGACGGATGCCGACTTCACGAGATTGCCTGACTTCGCCGAGCGTGCCACGATTCAGAAAGAGAAATTCAATCTGCCGCTGCTGCCAACGACGACGATCGGCTCGTTCCCGCAAACGGCTGAAGTCCGCTCAAACCGCGCAGCCTTTAAGAAGGGCAGCATCACCGAGGAACAGTACAAGCAGTTCAACTATGACCGCATCGCGGAGTGCATAGCGCAGCAAGAAGAAATCGGAATCGACGTTATTGTCCACGGCGAATACGAACGCAACGATATGGTCGAGTACTTTGGCGAATGCTTGGATGGCTTTATTTTCACGGAGAACGCCTGGGTGCAGTCTTATGGTACACGCTGCGTGAAACCGCCGGTCGTATGGGGCGACATTAGTCGCAGCAAGCCGATGACCGTAGAATATTCAGCGTTCGCGAAGACCCGTACCGACAAGCTGGTCAAAGGCATGCTGACAGGTCCGGTAACGATTCTGAATTGGTCGTTCCCGCGCGAAGATATCAGCCTGAAGGAAAGCGCTCTTCAGATCGGTCTTGCGATTCGCGACGAAGTGCTGGATCTCGAAGCCAACGGCATCGAAATTATCCAGATCGACGAAGCCGCATTAAGAGAGAAGCTCCCATTGCGTCACTCGGACTGGCAAAGCGAATATTTGAGCTGGGCGATTCCTGCCTTCAGACTCGTACACAGCGGCGTAAAAGCCGAAACGCAAATTCATACCCATATGTGCTACAGCCAGTTCAGCGACATCATTCGCGATATCGATGCGATGGACGCCGACGTCATTACGTTTGAAGCGTCGCGTTCGGATCTAACCCTCATCGACGTTCTCAAAGAGTGCGGCTTCCGTACTGAAGTCGGACCAGGCGTATACGACATCCATTCGCCGCGGATTCCAAGTGTCGAAGAGCTTAAACAGGGGCTGGGCCGCATGCTGAACAAGATTGATGTCTCCAAGCTATGGGTTAACCCGGACTGCGGACTTAAAACTCGCGGTGTTACTGAAACCTGGGCTAGCTTGAAGAATCTTGTCCAAGCAGCCAAAGAAGTAAGAGCAACGCTGTAA
- a CDS encoding LysR family transcriptional regulator, producing the protein MTLQQLKYILTIVSCGSISEAAKRLFISQPSLSSAVKEIETEVGIEIFLRSSKGIALSSDGAEFLSYARQVVEQAELLEQRYMNRKPSKKLFSISTQHYAFSVQAFVGLLKELDVDEYECTLRETRTYEIIEDVRNMKSELGIIYMSEFNRKVIQKLLKDNELRFHPLFQAEAHVFISEEHPLASKSLLDIEDLDDYPCLAFEQGEYNSFYFAEEILSTRTYKKKILVSDRATLFNLLIGLNGYTISSGVLNKDLNGEQIKSVRLRTDESIQVGYIVNQKASLSQLAAAYVTKLKTVITDFGYPIINQEDGLD; encoded by the coding sequence ATGACCTTGCAGCAATTGAAATATATTCTGACCATCGTTAGCTGCGGCTCCATAAGTGAAGCCGCAAAGAGGCTGTTTATTTCGCAGCCGAGCTTGTCGAGCGCGGTGAAAGAGATCGAGACGGAAGTCGGTATTGAGATTTTCCTTCGCTCGTCCAAGGGAATCGCACTATCAAGCGACGGGGCGGAGTTTTTATCCTACGCGAGGCAAGTCGTGGAGCAAGCCGAGCTTCTCGAGCAGCGATACATGAATCGTAAGCCTTCGAAGAAGTTGTTCTCGATCTCAACGCAGCATTACGCCTTCTCTGTGCAGGCTTTCGTTGGACTACTGAAGGAGCTAGACGTGGACGAGTATGAGTGTACGCTGCGTGAAACGCGCACCTATGAGATTATTGAAGACGTGCGGAATATGAAAAGTGAGCTCGGAATCATCTATATGAGCGAATTCAATCGAAAAGTGATTCAAAAGCTATTAAAGGACAACGAGCTTCGCTTTCATCCACTGTTCCAAGCGGAAGCGCACGTATTCATCAGTGAAGAGCACCCTCTTGCCTCCAAGTCGCTGCTCGACATCGAAGACTTGGATGACTACCCGTGCTTGGCCTTCGAGCAAGGCGAGTATAATTCCTTCTACTTTGCGGAGGAAATACTCAGTACGCGCACGTACAAGAAGAAAATACTGGTCAGTGACCGGGCCACGTTATTCAATCTGCTGATCGGACTTAATGGCTATACAATCAGCTCGGGCGTGCTGAATAAGGATCTGAACGGGGAGCAAATCAAATCCGTAAGGCTGCGTACGGATGAGAGCATACAGGTAGGTTACATCGTGAATCAGAAGGCGAGCTTGAGCCAATTGGCCGCTGCCTATGTGACGAAGCTCAAAACCGTCATTACGGATTTCGGCTATCCGATCATAAACCAAGAGGATGGGCTCGACTGA
- a CDS encoding phytanoyl-CoA dioxygenase family protein: MITERDVEFYKSQGYLLVKGVFNSEEVERMREGVERIIKRAAAAKADNNAAWQGDFMPPEELKKLVLKGFHDVHYHDAAFTQAATHSNMAAVLSRIIGPNVQLHHSKMLVKPPAVGAAFPMHQDKPYFPHLNDTMLAASVHLDDADEQNGCLRVVPGSHLGGDLPHVGTHYLNHKEYPITDGISCLAEAGDVLFFNYMTIHGSENNRSERTRRNVLFQYRDASDIPTENVHFDWGMGLMVCGENPDFNRSAPQFQIRE; encoded by the coding sequence ATGATTACAGAAAGAGATGTAGAATTTTACAAAAGTCAGGGATACTTATTAGTCAAAGGCGTCTTCAATTCGGAAGAAGTAGAACGAATGCGAGAAGGGGTCGAACGGATCATAAAACGCGCAGCTGCAGCCAAAGCAGATAATAATGCAGCCTGGCAAGGGGACTTCATGCCTCCGGAAGAGCTTAAGAAGCTTGTACTGAAAGGTTTCCACGACGTGCATTATCATGATGCGGCATTCACCCAAGCGGCCACTCATTCGAACATGGCGGCCGTACTCTCCCGAATTATTGGTCCTAACGTACAGCTGCATCATTCCAAAATGCTCGTGAAACCTCCTGCTGTCGGGGCTGCCTTCCCGATGCACCAAGATAAGCCCTACTTCCCGCACTTGAATGACACCATGCTTGCGGCGAGCGTCCATTTGGATGACGCAGACGAGCAGAACGGCTGCTTGCGCGTTGTTCCCGGCTCTCATCTTGGCGGTGATCTGCCTCATGTCGGTACTCACTATCTCAATCATAAGGAGTATCCGATTACCGATGGCATCAGCTGCCTCGCTGAAGCAGGCGATGTGTTGTTCTTTAACTATATGACGATTCATGGTTCAGAAAATAACCGGAGCGAGCGTACAAGGCGCAACGTTTTGTTCCAGTACCGGGACGCAAGCGACATCCCGACGGAAAATGTTCATTTTGACTGGGGCATGGGGCTTATGGTTTGCGGGGAGAATCCAGATTTCAATCGTTCAGCACCGCAGTTTCAAATCAGGGAGTAA